The window TCGTCACACGCTACGACGAACGGCTCGACACCGCCGCCTTCGCCGACCTCGACGCGAGTCCCAACGGCCTGCAGGTCGGCCCCGAGTCGGCCGACGTGGACCGGGTCGCCTTCGCGGTCGACGCGGTGGCGGCGACCGCCGAGGCCGCAATCGAGGCCGGTGCGGACCTGCTTGTCACTCACCACGGGATCGTCTGGGGCGACATCGAGCGCGTCACCGGGCGGAACTACGGCCGCATCGCGCCGCTCCTCCGGAACGACGTGGCGCTGTACGTCTCACACCTCCCGCTGGACAGCCACCCGGAACTGGGCAACGCGGCCGGGGTCGCGGACCACCTCGACCTCGACGGCCGGGAGCCGTTCGGCGAACTCGGCCCGGAGACGGTCGGCCTGCGCGGAACTGCGCCGGAGGCGTACAGCCACGCCGACCTCCGGGCGAGACTCGACGCGTTGGCGCAGGGAGACCAGTCGACGCAGGTGCTGGACTTCGGTCCCGACGAGATCGAGTTGATCGGTGTCGTCACGGGTGCGGGCGGCGACTGGCTCTCGGAGGCCGAGGCGCTCGGACTGGACGCGCTGGTCACCGGCGAGGGGAAGGGACGGCTCTACCACGAGGCGAGAGAGGCCGGCGTCTCGGTGTTCCTCGCGGGCCACTACGCGACCGAGACCTTCGGCGTCCGCCGGTTACAGACGCTCGCCGACGACTGGGGCCTGGAGACGACCTACGTCGAGCATCCCACCGGATTGTAACGCTCGACCGACCCGCGCGGCTCACTCCTCTGGCTGGAGAATCGACGCGCCCTCGAACACCTTCCCGAGTCGGAACATCGACGCGACCACCGCGTCACAGGCCGGGCGGACCGCGTCCTTCGGCAGGAAGCCGACCGACAGCCCCGCGACCTCCAGCATCGGCAGGTCGTTCGCCCCGTCGCCGACCGCGACCGTCCGACTCATCGGCACGTCGAGTTCCTCGGCCAACCCTTCCAGTGCGTGATCCTTCGTCCCCTCGATCAGCGGGCCTTCGACCTCGCCAGTCAGTCGCCCACCCTCCACGGGGAGGCGGTTGGCGACGATGGTGTCCACCGACACGTCCTCGTGGGCCAGCGCGCGCTCCACGCCGCGCTCGAAGCCACCGGTGAGAATCGCGGTGTGGTGGCCGGCCTCGTTCAGTCGGCGGAGCACGTCGGCCGCGCCGGGGCGGAGTCGGACCTGCCCGTAGGCTTCCTCGGCCTTCTCCTCCGAGAGCCCTTCGAGCAGGCTGGCGCGCTCGCGCAGGCTCTCGGCGTAGCTGATCTCGTCGTTCATGGCGCGCTCGGTGATGTCGGCCATCCGGGCCGCGACGCCCTCCTGTTCGCCCAGCAGCACGGTCATCTCCGAGTCTGACAGCGTCCCGTCGAAGTCGAACGCGATGAGTCGCATACCGGTCGCTCGGGCGCGGTGGGTTTCAAACCTACCGAAGGTGGCAGCGCCGGGGCGGCCGTCGGCCCGCCCGCGACCGACTGCCGGGTCAGTAGTCCGTCCAGGCTCGCGGGCCGAACTCCGCCCCCCGGACCCGGACCTGTCGGTCACCCGTGTCCGTCTCGCGGAGTTCGACCAGCGCGTCGAACGGCTGTTTCAGGATCTCCAGGTCCCGCGAGTCAGGGACCGTGCTGTCGATGGCGAAGACGCCGACGAACTCCGAACTGGCGATCCGCCCGGTCAACACGTGGACGAACTGGAAGACGCGCCGGAGGTCGGCGTACATCAGGATGGTCGACAGCGAGTGGAGGCCGACCCGTGCCGCGACGCCGTCGTCGTAGAACGCTCGGAGGTACTCGGTCAGTCCGATGCCGATACCCGTCAGGTCGCCCGGGTCGGTGACGTACCGGCGGTAGGGACTCTCGGGGGCGCGGCCGAAGCCGTTCGCGCGGCTCACGCAGTCGACGATCGGCAGTCGTTCGTCCGGGACCGGACCGGCCAGTCGCCGGAAACCGCCGGCGATCGTCTCCGCGTCCTGCCGGGTCGTGACGAGCACGTTCCCGCGTTCCGTCGCGTCGCCCGCCCCGACGAGCGACAGCAGGATGTCACGCTTGCCGGTCATCACCGGTCCGGCCACGAGGACGTTCGTCCCCGACTCGATCTCGTCGCCGCGCAACACGGCGGGTTCCTCGTCCACGTGGTGTGCCTCCGACTTGCCACGTGCTACGTGCCGGTCGTATTTCAAACCCTGCAACCCTCGCTCGTGATCGTCCGGAGACCGCCGGAGGCAGGTCGGTCGAGGTTCCGAGCGGACGCGGTCCGTCACGCTCCCGAGCAGTCGGAGTCTGCCACTCCCGACGAGTCGAGGGCTGTCAACACACCGCGTGAGGGCGCAACAATAGGGCCATAGAGAAACCGTTATCCACCGTCCGAAGCAGAGTACGCCCATGAAGATACTGGTCACGGACCCAGTCGCGGACGCCGGCATCGCGCGACTCCGCGACGCCGGCCACGAGGTCGAGACCGCCTACGAGGTGGCAGACGAGGAACTGCTGGCGGCCGTCGCGGACGCCAACGCGCTGATCGTCCGGTCCGGGACCGAGGTGACCGAGGCCGTCTTCGAGGCCGCCGAGGACCTCGTCATCGTCGGCCGCGCCGGCATCGGCGTGGACAACATCGACATCGACGCCGCGACCGACCACGGCGTGATCGTCGCCAACGCCCCGGAGGGGAACGTCCGGGCCGCCGCCGAGCACTCGGTGGCGATGGCGTTCGCGGCCGCGCGGTCGATCCCGCAGGCTCACGCCCGTCTGAAGGCCGGCGAGTGGGCCAAGGGCGACTACCTCGGGACCGAGGTCAACGGCAAGACGCTCGGGGTCGTCGGTCTCGGTCGCGTCGGCCAGGAGGTCGCCAAGCGTCTCGGCTCGCTGGGCATGGACATCGTCGCGTTCGACCCGTACATCGGCGAGGAACGCGCCGAACAGATCGGCGCGGAACTGGTCGACCTCGAGGACTGTCTCGCACGCGCCGACTTCCTGACGGTCCACACGCCCCTGACGCCGGAGACGGAGAACATGATCGCCGAGGACGAACTGGCGACGATGGGCGGCGGCTACCTGATCAACTGCGCCCGGGGCGGCGTCGTCGACGAAGACGCCCTCGCTGGGGCAGTCGAGTCGGGGACGCTCGACGGCGCGGCGGTGGACGTCTTCGCCGACGAACCGGTCGCGCCGGACAACCCACTGCTCGCGGTGGAAGACATCGTGGTGACGCCGCACCTCGGCGCGAGTACCGAGGCGGCACAGGAGTACGTCGCCACCAGCATCGCGGACCAGATTCTCGCCGCGTTCGCCGACGAACCGGTCGTCAACGCGCTGAACGCCCCGTCGGTGGACAAGAGCGCGTTCCCGCGCATCCGGCCGTACATCGACCTCGCGGAGACCGCCGGGAAGGTCGCCGCACAGGTGTTCGACGACCGCGTCTCGGAGGTGACGGTCAGCTACGAGGGCGACATCGCCGAGGAGGACGTGGACCTCGTCACCGCCAGCGCCCTGAAGGGCGTCTTCGAGCCGCTGGAGTGGCAGGTGAACGCGGTCAACGCCCAGAAGATCGCAGAAGAGCGCGGCATCGACGTGACCGAGCGGAAGTCCCGCCAGACCGAGGACTTCCAGAGTCTCATCACCGTCACCGTCTCGGACGGCGAGGAGTCGGTCGGCGTCTGCGGGACGCTCTTTGCCGGTGACGACCCCCGGATCGTCCGCATCGACGGCTTCCGGGTGGACGCCATCCCCCACGGCCAGATGCTCGTCGCGCGCAACTACGACCGGCCGGGCGTCATCGGCTTCATCGGGACGGTGCTGGGCGACAACGACATCAACATCGCGGGGATGTTCAACGCCCGCGAGACGCGCGGTGGCGAGGCGCTGACGGTGTACAACCTCGACCAGCCGGTCTCCGACGAGGTCCGGGCGACACTGCTCGCGGACGAGCGACTGATCGACGTGAAGAACATCACGCTGAACGGCGAGTAGGGCGGCGAGTCGCCCCCCGTCAGGCTGAGTCGGGCGGCCGCCACCGGACACGCGACCGGGACGTCGCGACTCGCGTCAGTCGTCGGTACAGCAACAGTCGGTGCAGGATTCGTCGGCGGTGCAGTGACAGTCGGCGCAGGAACAGGAGCTCATTCGGAGGGTGCCTCCACGGGAAGGAAGGCACGGCCGCCACAAAGGTCTTTTTCGGGGTTCGATTGACTACGAAGATAGATCGTTCCGGAGACAGGTCACCGCAGGCGGAGGAGACGGGCGAGTCGGAGGCGGAGCGAGTCGTCGGGGACGGCGGTGTCGGACTGCGCTGTCTGCTGGTCGTGGCTCGAGACGGCGTGTTCGTACTGGCGTCTGCGTTCGGCTTCACGGTCGGCCCGGCGGTCGAGTTCGGCGCGGAGCGTGGCGTTCTCGTGTTCGAGTTCGGCGACGTAGAGGTCGCGGTCGGTGTCGGTCGCAGAGACCGCCGACTCGGCGTGGGGGGTGTCGCCGTCCCGTGGCCGGGTCCCGCGCGACTCGCCGGGACTGACGGTTCCGGTTGGGAGGTTGCTGAGAGGCACGTGTGAACCGTTGTCACTGTCTGGCAAAAATCCCCGGCAGACTCCTGTCGTGCGACCGTCTGACGTGCGAGGGTGACGGGGTGGATGGTCGGGGACGCGGGAGTCGCCGGCCTGCGGAACGACTGGCTGGACTGTCCTTCGACCGTGAGAGTACGACAGAGCGCGACAGCGACCGCGACTGCGCCGCACCCCGCACCCCGCGACCGCACAACACCGCCACGGCCCTGTACCGCCCCTCGCTCTCCACGGCCTCGACCACGGCGAGAGCGTGGCGCTCGCTAGCTCTCGTCACCGGCGCTTCGCGCCGACTGCTGGGGATCACCGGTCCCGCCCTGCTCACGTAGACCTCGCACGCGTCGTCGTCGCGCGCACCGGGAGGTTCCGTGAGACCGAACGGCGTCCGAGCGACGGGATCAGCCCACCCGACGCACACCTACAGGCCGGCCACGTCTTCGATGGCGTCGGTCAGGCGCTCGATCGACTCCACGTCGTGCTCGCCCATGTGGCCGATACGGAAGGTTCGCTCGCCCAGATCGCCGTAGCCGTTCGAGAAGGCGAAGTCGTACTCCTCGGAGACCTGCTCGATGGTCCCGGCCACGTCGATGCCGGCGGTGTTCTCGATACAGCTCACGGTCTGGGACTCGTAGCCGTCCTCGGGGAACATGTCGAAGTGCTCGGCGGCCCAGTCGCGGGTGTACTCGGCCATCTCGCGGTGGCGCTCGCTCCGCCCCTCGTGGCCCTCCTCCAGCATGTACTTCATCTGCTTGCGGTAGGCGAGCATCACCGGGATGTTCGGCGTGGAGTGGGTCTGGCCCTTCCGGTCGTAGTAGTCGAGACAGCGCTGGAAACCGCCGTACCACGACGCCGACTCTTTGCCGACCTCGCGGTCGTAGGCGTCCTCGCTGACGACACAGATCGCCAGCCCCGGCGGCATGGCGAACGCCTTCTGCGAGGAGGCGAAGATCACGTCGATGTTGTGCGCGTCGATGTCGACGTAGTCGCCGCCGAGACACGACACCGCGTCCACGACGAAGTAGGTGTCCGGGTACTCGGCGACCACGTCGCCGATCGCCTCGACCGGGTTCCGGACGCCGGTCGAACTCTCGTTCATGACACAGCCGACCATGTCGTAGTCCTTCTCGCTCGACTCCAGCGCCTCGCGCACGTCCTCGGGCTTGACAGCTTTCCCCCAGTCGTACTCCAGTCGGTCGACGTCCTTGCCGAGACGGTCGGCGACGTTGGCGAAGCGCTCGCCGAAACTGCCGGAGGTCGCACAGAGCATGTGGTCGTCGACGAGGTTCAGCGTCGCGGCCTCCCAGAACTCGGTGCCGGAGGCCGTGAGCACGATCACGTCGTTGTCGGTCCCGAGGAACGTCTTCGTGTCCTCGACGATGGTCGTGTAGAGGTCGGTCATCCGGTCCATCCGGTGTCCGAACATCGGCTGTGCCATCTCCTGGATCACGTCGTCGCGGACCTCGGTCGGGCCGGGGATGTACAGCGTCTTGTCCTGATAGTCGTCCGTGTACTCCTGTTTCTCGGTCACGTGGGCCACCTGATAGAGACCACTGGGTCGCCGGACGTGATGGTACTTTTGGATGGCGCACTTCGGAGCAGTCGTCCCGGGTTGTCAGGGAGTCGAAGATCGGCTCGAACGTCCGAACAGCATCAGTCCGAGTCTCCGTACAGTACGTCGTCGATGTCGTCTTCGGTCATCGTGACACCGGACGAGACCATCCCCTCGTGACACGCTTCTCGTTCGTCCCCAGCGGACTGGTCGTTCGGCTTCGGTTCCAAGCCGTCGATGCGGTCGAATGCGGCCCGGCTCTCGGCTTCAAGTGCCCGAATCTCCTCGGTGTTGTCCTCGTAGTACGACAGCGCCTCGTGAACAGCCGCGAGTGAGATTTCCAAGTTGTCGGCGACCGACGCTGGCGACTGCTCACCATCGACGATTCTCCCGACGATGTGGCGCACACCGATCCGTGTTCCGTCGATCCGAGGTTCTCCGCCGAGTACCCCGTCGTCACGGACGATGCTCATACAGAACAGACAGTCCTACTAGCAGTTATACGTTGTCGAAATAGTCACACCACGTACTCACTCGAACGAGTCCGGGTCACGCATCGCGCGGGCCACGTCCACTGCCGCGACGTTCTCCGACACGTCGTGGACGCGGATGATGTCGGCACCGCGATCCGCCGCCAGCGCGGTCGTAGCGACCGTCGCCGACAGTCGGTCGTCCGGGCCACGCCCGATCAACTCGAACAGCGACTTGTGGGAGTGGCCGACGAGCAGTGGACAGCCGAGCGCCTCGAACTCGTCCAGCCGATCCAGCAGTTCGAAGTTCTCGACCTTCGACTTCCCGAAGCCGATGCCCGGATCGACAACGACGCGCTCGCGGGGGATGCCGGCCTTCTCGGCCAGCAGGACGCGCTCGCGGAGTTCGGCGATCACGTCGGTCACCACGTCGTCGTAGGTTACGTCTCGGTTCGGATCGACCGGCGCGTCGATGGAGTGCATCACGATTACCGGCACCTCGCGGTCGGCCGCGAGGAAGCGCATCGCGGGATCGGCCAGTCCGGTCACGTCGTTCAGAATCGTCGCGCCCGCGTCGAGCGCCGCCGCCGCGACCTCGGCTTTCCGGGTGTCGATCGACACGGCGACGTCGAGGTCCGCGAGCGCCTCGACGACCGGGACGACGCGGTCGATCTCCTCCTCGACAGACACCGGGTCCGCGCCGGGGCGGGTGCTCTCGCCGCCGACGTCCACGATGCCGACGCCGGCCTCGACCATCGACTCGGCCTGCGCCACGGCGTCCTCGACCGCCTCGAACTCGCCGCCGTCGTGGAAGCTGTCCGGCGTGACGTTCACGACGCCCATCACGCACGGGCCGGCCGACCACGGATACTCGCGGTCGGTCGCTGACGACTGTTCGGCGGAACTCGTCGCCTCGCCGGTCTGTCGAACCTGCGACCTGATCTCCTCGACGACTGCCGACAGTCCCATCGGGGCGTCGGCCAACCGCTCGGCGAGCGCGTCGAACTCGGACAGCCGTCCGCCGAGGACGACCTCCACGAGTTCCCCGCCGCGCGTCTGCCCGGAGACGACCCCGGTGCCGCCGAGCGCCCGGAACTCGCTCGCGGCGCGGTCGGCGGCGTCACGGTCCAGTCGGGTCGTGACGACGCGGTACTGGAGGTCGTCGGTGTGGTCTGCGCGGTCGTCGCCCGCCGCGTTCGCTCGGCGGAGAACGGCCGCTGCGTCCTCGGCGTCCCGGACGGTCGTCGGCACGTCGGTCCGGGTCCACGTCCGTCGGGCCTCGGCGACACAGAACAGCGAGCCGACGACCAGCACGCAGTCGGCGGGGGCTGTGCGGTCGCGGGCCGAGGCGAGTGCGTCGGCGACCGACCCGCCGACCTCCACCGACTCGGCACCCGCGCGGTCGAACACCTCGGCGAGCACCTCCGGGTCCTCGGCGCGAGAGAGGTTCGGTTTGCAGGTCGTCACGGAGGCGGCGGTGGGGAGCGCGTCGGCCATCGCCCGGTGGTCCTTGTCGTGCATCGCCCCGAAGACGAGATGCAGGTCGTCGTAGTCGAACTCCGCGAGCGTCTCGGCGACCGACTCGCAGGCACTCGGGTTGTGCGCGCCGTCGAGGACGACGAGAGGGTCGGTCTCCAGCACCTCGAACCGGCCGGGCCAGTGTGCGTTTCGCAGGCCACGGGCGAGTGTCTCCTCGTCGACGTCCGCGAGTTGGCGAACCAGCGCGACCGCGCATCCGGCGTTCGTCGCCTGATACCGCCCGAGCAGCGGTAGTCGTGCGTCGACTTCCCAGTCCGGGCCCACGAGCGAGACGGCCGACTCGGTGTGGTTCGTCCGGCCCTCGTAGCTGCAGGTCACGTCCGGTGTGTCGTGGGAGTCCGTGTCGTCGGACTCTGCCGACTCGGCCGCCTCGGCCGACGCGAAGCCGACCGTCACGAGGTCGCCGGCCGCCGCCCGGAGTGTCGAGAGCGCCTCGCCGGTCGCGGCGGTGACGAGCGGTGCGTCGCTCGGCGCGACGGCGGCCTTCTTCTCGGCGATCTCCGCGACGGTGTCACCCAGCACCGCGGTGTGTTCGAGCGAGACGTTCGTCACCGCGCTGGCGACCGGGTCGACGACGCTCGTCGCGTCGAGTTTCCCGCCCATGCCGACCTCCAAGACGGCGACGTCGACCGCCTCGCGACCGAAGAACCAGAGGCCGAGCGCCGTCACCGTCTCGAAGAAGGTCAGTGGCTCCCCGTCGGCAGAGCGCTCGACGAGAAACGGCTTCGCGGTCTCGACGAACTCGGTGACGGCCGAGCGTGGGATCGTCCGCCCGTCGACGCGGACGCGTTCCGTGAGATCGTCGAAGTGCGGAGACGTGTAGAGGCCGACCGTCAGGCCGGTCTCCCGGAGGATCGACTCCACCATCGTGGCCGTGCTCCCCTTCCCGTTCGACCCCGCGATCTGGACGAACCGCACGTCCTCGTGGGGGTCCCCGAGGAACGCGAGTAGCTCCCGGATCGACTCGGTCCCCGGATCGACCTGAAATCGCCGGAGGTCGAACAGGAAGTTCGCGGCCTCGTCGTACTCCATGGGTTCGGAAACAGAGTCCCCGCGCTTTAGCCTGTCGGACGCGGCCTCGTCGTCCTGCAAACCGGGCGACGACTACGACTCGCCGAACCGCTCTGCGACCGCCTGCCGGTCGATCTTCGAGGGACCGGAGGTCGGCATCTCGGCGACGAACGCGAGGTGTCGCGGGCGCTTGAACCGCGCCAGTCGCCCGTCGAGGAAGTCGGTCAACTCCTCCAGCGTCAGCGACTCGTCGCCCTCCACGACCGCCTTCCCGACCTGTCCCCAGCGGTCGTCCGGGACCGGGATCACGACGACCTCCGACACCTTCGGGTGATCCGCGATCGCGTCCTCGACCTCCGGCGGATAGACGTTCTCGCCGCCCGAGACGTACATGTTCTTCTTCCGCCCCTCGACGTGGACGTAGCCGTCGGCGTCGATGCGCGCGAGGTCGCCGGTCGAGACCCAGCCGTCACCGAAGGTCTCGGCCGTCTCCGCATCGTTGCGCCAGTAGCGGTCGCCGGCGTGGTTCCCCCGGAGTTCGAGTTCGCCGATCTCACCCGCCGGCAAGATGTTCCCGTCGTCGGCGACGATCCGCACGTCGACGTGCATCGCCGGCACGCCGACGCTGTCGGCCTTCTCGCGGGGCCAGCCGTCGGGCATGGCGAAGTTGTTCGGGCCGCACTCGGTCAGGCCGTACCCCTGCGAGAGATCCACGTCGCGGTCCCACCACGCCTCCAGCACCGACTGTCGGCAGGGCCCGCCGCCGGACTTGGCGAACCGCAGACTCGACAGGTCGGTGTCGGTCCAGTCGTCGGATTCGGCCATCGCCCGCAGGACCGCCGGCACCGCGATCAGGAGGCTGGCGTCGTGACGCGGGATCAGCGACAGCACCTCGCTCGGGTCGAACTCGCGAGCGATCACGACGGTCCCGCCGAGGTGAAAGAGGGGGACGGTGATGACGTTCCAGCCGCCGGTGTGGAAGAGCGGGAACACCATCGGGGTGGTGTCGTCCGGGCGGAGCCCCCACGCCGTGATCGTGTTGAAGGAGTTCCAGTAGATCGACTCGTGGGTGATCACGGTCTCTTTCGGCACGCCGGTCGAGCCGCCGGTGTGGAGCAGGAGGTGCGGGTCCGACAGCGCGAGGTCGGCGGTCTCGACCGCCGAGTCGTCGGCGGGGAGCGACTCGTGGTAGCTTCCCCGGTCGGAGTCGCCGAGCGTCGGTGTGGTGTCGATGGCGGTGTCGTTCACGTCGCCAGCCGAACTCTGCTCGCTGTCGGCTCCGAGTGTCAACACGGTCGGCTCGACTGCACAGTCCTCGTGGGCCAGTACGTCCTCGGCGAGACGCTCGAAGGGTTCTTCGACGACCACCAGTTTCGGCGCTACGTCCGACAGCATCACCGCGAGTTCCGGCGGCGCGAGGCGGTGTGAGAGCGGTGCGAGGACACCGCCGGTCTTCCCGCAGGCGAAGAAGAGGTCGATCAGTTCGGGCCGATTCCGCGAGAGCACGGCGATCCGGTCGCCAGATTCGACGCCGGACTCGCGGAGCAGGCGGGCGGTGCGGTTCGCGCGGGCGTTCAGGTCGGCGTAGGTGAACTCGCGGTCCGTGCTGGCGTCCACGAGTCCGACTCGCTCGGGGGAGAGTCGCGCCCGGCGGTCGGCCCACTGGCCGATCCACCCCGGCGGTTCGGGTCGTCTGCTCTCGTCGGTCGCGGCCGTCTGCTCGTCGGACTCGTCGCCGAGTCCGGCCGGCGACTCACGCGGCATCGGCGAGGAAGCTCCGGAGTCGGTCCGTCACACGGTCGGCCTGCTCGACGAAGAACAGATGCGGTCCCCCGTCGACCGTCTCCAGTTCGCTGTTCGGCAGTTTCTCGTGCAGGAGTCGGCTGTTCTCGACGGGGAGCACGCGGTCGTCGGTCCCGTGGAGCAGGAGCGTCGGCAGGTCGACGTCGCCGACCTCGTCGCTGACGTCGAACGCCGCGACGCCGCCGGCCTGCGCTTCTCGGCCAGCAGGTGTCGCGTCACCGGCCAGTCGCCAGTCGACGATCTGCTCGATCAGGTCGTCGTTCTCCGCCCAAAAGTCGGGAGACATCGCCGGTTCCATCTTGTACCGGATCGCCTCGCGTTCGTCGGCGTCTTCGGGGACGCCGAACATGCGCTCTTGCGTCTCGGGTGGTGTCGGCACCGCCTCCTCGCCGCCGTGGGAGGTGCAGAGCAGGGCCAGCGACTCGGCGCGGTCGTAGTCGAGGGCGTACTGCTGGGCGATCATCCCGCCCATGCTCGCGCCGACGACGTGGACCGACTCGATGCCGGCGTCGGCCAGCACCGCCTCCAGATCACTCGCCATCTCGGCGACGGTGTACGGTCCTTCCGGCACGTCGGAGTCGCCCGTGCCCCGGTTGTCGACGACGATTGTCCGGTACTCCTCGGCGAGTGGCTCTGCTTGCCACTGCCACATCCAGCGTCCGTAGCCCAGTCCCTCCACGAAGACGACCGTCGGTGGAGATGCGTCCGAGTCCGCACCGCCGTCGCCGCCGAGCGTCCCCTCGTCGGGACCGTCGACCTCGTAGTAGATCGAGACCCCGTCGTTGTCCGCGTACATACTGGTCAGTCGAGACGGTCCGGTAATCAAACGCGGGCTTCACATGTTAACCCGGATCGCTTTGTCGCCCGCACACCCTCCCTCGGTATGCCAGTCGCGACCGTCGGCGACACCGCCACGAGCAGGATGACGGTGTCCGACGACACCATCGCACAGTACGCCGAGTTGTCGGGCGATCACAACCCGATCCACACCGACGACGACTACGCCGAGGCGACGATGTTCGGCGGCCGAATCGCCCACGGGATGCTCTCGGCGGGCGCGATCAGTGCCGCCCTCGCCGACCTGCCGGGCGACATCGTCTACCTCTCACAGGACCTCTCCTTCGAGAACCCGGTCCGGCCCGGCGACACTGTGGAGGCGCGCGCCGAGGTCGCCGAAGCACTCGGCGGGGATCGGATTCGCGTCGAGACCGTCGCGGACGTGGTGGACGGCGACCGCGTGCTGTCCGGCGAGGCGGTCGTGCTGTCGGTGCCGCACGAGGAGTGAGTCGGCACCAGCAGACGCACTACGACGACCCGACTCAGTCGTCGTCCGACGCCTCCGGGACGGCGTCGTCCGCTACCGTGTCGTCCGAGTCGCCGTCACTCTCGTCGTCGTCGGCTCCGATCTCCGGACCGGGACCCGGTCCGCCCGCGTCGACCACGTTGTCGGTCCACGTGCCCCGGAGGAACCAGAGGCCGGCGACGACCGGCGTGATCAACTGCGAGAAGGCGATGGCGTACCAGACGCCGTTCGGCCCGAGACCGACGAACTCCACCAGCGCGACGCCCGGCGGGATGCGGAACAGCCACAGCGACAACAGCGAGAACGCCATCGCAGTCCGGGTGCTCCCACTCCCCCGGAACCCGCCGGCGATCACGTGGAAGACACCGAGTCC of the Salinirubrum litoreum genome contains:
- a CDS encoding AMP-binding protein gives rise to the protein MPRESPAGLGDESDEQTAATDESRRPEPPGWIGQWADRRARLSPERVGLVDASTDREFTYADLNARANRTARLLRESGVESGDRIAVLSRNRPELIDLFFACGKTGGVLAPLSHRLAPPELAVMLSDVAPKLVVVEEPFERLAEDVLAHEDCAVEPTVLTLGADSEQSSAGDVNDTAIDTTPTLGDSDRGSYHESLPADDSAVETADLALSDPHLLLHTGGSTGVPKETVITHESIYWNSFNTITAWGLRPDDTTPMVFPLFHTGGWNVITVPLFHLGGTVVIAREFDPSEVLSLIPRHDASLLIAVPAVLRAMAESDDWTDTDLSSLRFAKSGGGPCRQSVLEAWWDRDVDLSQGYGLTECGPNNFAMPDGWPREKADSVGVPAMHVDVRIVADDGNILPAGEIGELELRGNHAGDRYWRNDAETAETFGDGWVSTGDLARIDADGYVHVEGRKKNMYVSGGENVYPPEVEDAIADHPKVSEVVVIPVPDDRWGQVGKAVVEGDESLTLEELTDFLDGRLARFKRPRHLAFVAEMPTSGPSKIDRQAVAERFGES
- a CDS encoding alpha/beta fold hydrolase, translated to MYADNDGVSIYYEVDGPDEGTLGGDGGADSDASPPTVVFVEGLGYGRWMWQWQAEPLAEEYRTIVVDNRGTGDSDVPEGPYTVAEMASDLEAVLADAGIESVHVVGASMGGMIAQQYALDYDRAESLALLCTSHGGEEAVPTPPETQERMFGVPEDADEREAIRYKMEPAMSPDFWAENDDLIEQIVDWRLAGDATPAGREAQAGGVAAFDVSDEVGDVDLPTLLLHGTDDRVLPVENSRLLHEKLPNSELETVDGGPHLFFVEQADRVTDRLRSFLADAA
- a CDS encoding MaoC family dehydratase gives rise to the protein MPVATVGDTATSRMTVSDDTIAQYAELSGDHNPIHTDDDYAEATMFGGRIAHGMLSAGAISAALADLPGDIVYLSQDLSFENPVRPGDTVEARAEVAEALGGDRIRVETVADVVDGDRVLSGEAVVLSVPHEE